Proteins from one Scyliorhinus canicula chromosome 6, sScyCan1.1, whole genome shotgun sequence genomic window:
- the rnf146 gene encoding E3 ubiquitin-protein ligase rnf146, which translates to MAGCGDVDHASNMIPGGRKLNDSCSNTAPTLTVPECAICLQTCVHPVKLPCKHIFCFLCVKGASWQSRRCALCRQEIPEEFLDKPALLSPEDLKAASRGNGEYAWYYEGTNGWWQYDERTSIELEDAHLKGKKTIEMLIAGYLYVADLENMIQFRRNEHGRRRKMKRDIADIPKKGVAGLRLDCDSSGLTTERENSADGADSAAGAGSGSASISIQPSVSIMRPTVRPATSLLDQPISPLTPSPDANILLVNSLAQLQLSGQNLTRSHRGEGEEQYVATISRVSAVQSAVRMSYDNTESATSSDTEDENTSQPHEPETITSSRQRLVSLNNEMPGEPSPEEGASSSIRAREQQPDGQCTITEV; encoded by the coding sequence ATGGCTGGCTGCGGGGATGTCGATCATGCATCAAACATGATTCCAGGAGGAAGGAAGCTAAATGACTCTTGCTCAAACACAGCACCTACTCTGACTGTGCCAGAATGTGCTATCTGTCTTCAGACTTGTGTTCATCCTGTTAAATTGCCATGCAAACATATCTTCTGTTTCTTGTGTGTgaaaggggcatcttggcaaagcAGGCGTTGTGCACTTTGTCGCCAGGAAATTCCTGAAGAGTTTCTGGACAAGCCAGCTTTGCTGTCCCCTGAAGACCTCAAAGCAGCGAGCCGAGGAAATGGGGAGTATGCTTGGTATTATGAAGGCACAAATGGTTGGTGGCAATATGATGAACGCACAAGTATAGAACTGGAagatgctcatttgaagggtaaAAAAACTATTGAAATGCTCATAGCTGGGTACTTGTATGTTGCGGACCTGGAGAACATGATTCAGTTCAGACGTAATGAGCATGGTCGCCGCAGAAAGATGAAACGAGACATTGCAGATATTCCCAAGAAGGGAGTGGCAGGTCTTCGGTTAGATTGCGATTCCAGTGGATTGACTACAGAACGAGAGAATTCTGCAGATGGAGCAGACAGCGCAGCTGGTGCTGGATCTGGATCTGCATCTATTTCAATTCAGCCTTCTGTTTCCATAATGAGGCCCACAGTTAGACCAGCAACGTCTTTGCTTGACCAACCAATAAGTCCACTAACTCCTTCACCAGATGCAAATATATTGCTTGTGAACTCCCTTGCTCAGTTGCAGCTAAGTGGGCAAAACTTAACCAGGAGTCATAGAGGAGAAGGTGAAGAGCAATATGTAGCCACTATAAGTAGAGTTTCGGCTGTGCAGAGTGCAGTCAGAATGTCTTATGATAACACGGAGTCTGCCACAAGCTCTGATACTGAGGATGAGAACACTAGTCAGCCTCATGAGCCTGAAACCATCACCAGCAGCAGGCAAAGACTTGTTTCTCTGAACAATGAGATGCCAGGTGAACCATCTCCAGAAGAAGGAGCTAGCAGCAGCATCAGAGCCAGGGAGCAGCAACCTGATGGACAATGCACTATAACAGAGGTCTAG